The Sphingomonas sp. LY54 genome includes a region encoding these proteins:
- a CDS encoding glycosyltransferase family 1 protein, whose translation MDVTDLRIALFSGNYNYVRDGANQALNRLVGYLLKQGAQVRIYSPTVDEPALPPLGDIVSIPSVAFPGRGEYRLATRIPAAVKRDIKAFAPNILHVASPDLLGHRAITLAHRMDRPVIASVHTRFETYPRYYGLAFLEPVALAILRRFYRRCDAIFAPSESMAQLLRDQRMNYDVGIWTRGIDRTIFHTDARDLAWRRGLGIADDVPVIGFVGRLVMEKGLDVFSDTIDHLEKRQVRHKVLIVGDGPARDWFEKRLPNAVFAGFQAGPDLGRAVASMDMLFNPSVTETFGNVTLEAMASGLPVVAAIATGSESLVTDRVTGRLIRPGAIDAFAEALTFYCRNEEARAAAGKAGQEFSAHYGWDEVNQALVDSYLRIVRQRAAGGHLPPRSPVP comes from the coding sequence ATGGATGTTACCGATCTCCGCATCGCCCTCTTCAGCGGCAATTACAATTATGTCCGCGACGGCGCCAACCAGGCGCTCAACCGCCTCGTCGGTTATTTGCTGAAGCAGGGCGCGCAGGTCCGTATCTATTCGCCGACCGTGGACGAGCCGGCCCTGCCGCCGCTAGGCGACATCGTCAGCATCCCGTCGGTCGCCTTTCCCGGGCGCGGCGAATATCGGCTCGCGACCCGCATCCCTGCGGCGGTGAAGCGCGACATCAAGGCGTTCGCGCCCAATATCCTCCACGTGGCGAGCCCCGACCTTCTCGGCCATCGCGCGATCACGCTGGCGCACCGGATGGACCGGCCGGTCATCGCCTCGGTCCACACCCGCTTCGAGACCTATCCGCGCTATTACGGCCTCGCCTTCCTAGAGCCGGTAGCGCTGGCGATCCTGCGCCGCTTCTACCGCCGCTGCGACGCCATCTTCGCACCCTCGGAATCGATGGCGCAATTGCTGCGCGACCAGCGCATGAATTACGATGTCGGCATCTGGACGCGCGGCATCGACCGCACGATCTTCCACACCGACGCCCGCGACCTCGCCTGGCGACGCGGCCTCGGCATCGCCGACGACGTTCCGGTGATCGGCTTCGTCGGCCGGCTGGTGATGGAGAAGGGCCTCGACGTCTTTTCCGACACGATCGACCATCTCGAGAAGCGCCAGGTGCGGCACAAGGTGCTGATCGTCGGCGACGGCCCCGCCCGCGACTGGTTCGAGAAGAGGCTGCCCAACGCCGTCTTCGCCGGCTTCCAGGCCGGGCCCGACCTCGGCCGCGCCGTCGCATCGATGGACATGCTGTTCAATCCGTCGGTGACCGAGACGTTCGGCAATGTCACGCTCGAGGCGATGGCGTCCGGGCTGCCGGTGGTCGCGGCGATCGCGACCGGAAGCGAAAGCCTCGTCACCGACCGCGTCACCGGGCGGCTGATCCGCCCCGGCGCGATCGACGCCTTTGCCGAGGCGCTCACTTTCTATTGCCGCAACGAGGAAGCGCGCGCCGCCGCGGGCAAGGCCGGGCAGGAGTTCAGCGCCCATTATGGCTGGGACGAGGTCAACCAGGCCCTGGTCGATTCCTACCTGCGCATCGTCCGCCAGCGCGCCGCCGGCGGCCACCTGCCGCCGCGCAGCCCGGTCCCCTGA
- a CDS encoding DUF2218 domain-containing protein encodes MTSAVARVPTPNGSRYLQQLCKHWSHNLAVDYTAERGTVVFPRDLRGADHPGDGRATFTASADSLEVRIDASSPDHMDGLKEVVARHLDRFAFREAPLPFDWQPA; translated from the coding sequence ATGACGTCCGCCGTCGCCCGCGTGCCGACGCCGAACGGCAGCCGATATCTTCAGCAATTGTGCAAACATTGGTCGCACAACCTGGCGGTCGACTATACGGCCGAGCGCGGCACCGTGGTCTTCCCGCGCGATCTGCGCGGCGCCGACCATCCGGGCGACGGCCGCGCCACCTTCACCGCATCGGCGGACAGCCTCGAGGTGCGGATCGACGCGTCGTCGCCGGACCATATGGACGGGCTGAAGGAGGTCGTCGCCCGCCATCTCGACCGCTTCGCCTTTCGCGAGGCGCCGTTGCCGTTCGACTGGCAGCCGGCCTGA
- a CDS encoding PadR family transcriptional regulator, whose product MSIRFNWGDCGPRGFDKIPEAILAAGAGRGWGGSWGPGGFNFEFGGGRGGRRGQRRRMFESGELRLVLLKLIADQPRHGYDLIRAIEEMTGGAYAPSPGVVYPTLTMLQDMGLIEEASAEGARKAFAATAEGKAELEAKADEVEALFERLGEMAPDRQRHGAPPIKRAVANLLSALWHRVAQDEMEESKLHEIAAILDEAAQKIERLK is encoded by the coding sequence ATGTCCATCCGGTTCAATTGGGGCGATTGCGGTCCGCGCGGGTTCGACAAGATCCCGGAGGCGATCCTCGCTGCGGGCGCCGGCCGCGGCTGGGGCGGCTCGTGGGGGCCGGGCGGTTTCAACTTCGAATTCGGCGGCGGCCGCGGCGGGCGGCGCGGGCAGCGGCGGCGGATGTTCGAATCCGGCGAGTTGCGGCTGGTCCTTCTGAAGCTGATCGCCGACCAGCCGCGCCACGGCTACGACCTTATCCGCGCGATCGAGGAAATGACCGGCGGCGCCTATGCGCCGAGCCCCGGCGTCGTCTATCCGACCCTCACCATGCTCCAGGATATGGGGCTGATCGAGGAAGCGAGCGCGGAGGGCGCGCGCAAGGCCTTCGCCGCCACCGCGGAGGGGAAAGCCGAGCTCGAAGCCAAGGCCGACGAGGTCGAGGCCCTGTTCGAGCGGCTGGGCGAGATGGCGCCGGACCGGCAGCGCCACGGCGCGCCGCCGATCAAGCGGGCCGTCGCGAATTTGCTCTCAGCCTTGTGGCACCGGGTCGCCCAGGACGAGATGGAGGAATCCAAGCTCCACGAGATCGCGGCGATCCTTGACGAGGCCGCGCAGAAGATCGAGCGGCTGAAATGA
- a CDS encoding replication-associated recombination protein A, whose product MADLFADQEPSRPEAPPSDNAPLADRLRPQRLDEVVGQDHLTGPEGAIGRMVAAGKLASIILWGPPGTGKTTIARLLADAVGMRFVAISAVFSGVADLKKVFAEAKDHARLGRTTLLFVDEIHRFNRAQQDGFLPFVEDGTVVLVGATTENPSFELNSALLSRTQVLILNRLDATALGQLLDRAEALVERPLPLTAEARDALVATADGDGRFLLNQVETLFSIELDEPLDPSALSALLHRRMAVYDKDREGHYNLISALHKAVRGSDPQAALYYLARMLVAGEEPLYLLRRLVRMAVEDIGLADPQALVQCLAAKDAYDFLGSPEGELAIVQALLYLATAPKSNAAYIAQKAAWRSAKDTGSLMPPKNILNAPTKLMKQVGYGKGYQYDHDAPEGFSGDNYWPEEMEPQAFYQPVDRGFEKRIAERIAWWEERRAELRK is encoded by the coding sequence GTGGCCGATCTATTTGCAGACCAGGAACCGTCCCGCCCCGAAGCCCCGCCGTCGGACAATGCGCCGCTGGCCGACCGACTGCGCCCGCAGCGGCTGGACGAGGTCGTGGGCCAGGACCATCTGACCGGACCCGAGGGCGCGATCGGGCGGATGGTCGCCGCCGGCAAGCTCGCTTCGATCATCCTGTGGGGGCCGCCCGGCACCGGCAAGACCACGATCGCGCGGCTGCTCGCCGACGCGGTCGGCATGCGCTTCGTCGCCATTTCCGCGGTCTTCTCGGGCGTGGCGGATTTGAAGAAGGTGTTCGCCGAAGCCAAAGACCATGCCCGCCTCGGCCGGACGACCTTGCTGTTCGTGGACGAGATCCACCGATTCAACCGCGCCCAGCAGGACGGCTTCCTCCCCTTCGTCGAGGACGGCACTGTCGTGCTGGTCGGCGCGACCACCGAGAACCCGTCGTTCGAGCTCAACTCGGCCTTGCTGTCGCGCACCCAGGTGCTGATCCTCAACCGCCTCGACGCGACGGCGCTCGGCCAGCTGCTCGACCGCGCCGAGGCGCTGGTGGAGCGGCCGCTGCCGCTGACCGCCGAGGCGCGCGACGCGTTGGTCGCCACCGCCGACGGCGACGGCCGCTTCCTGCTCAACCAGGTCGAGACCTTGTTCTCGATCGAGCTCGACGAGCCGCTCGATCCCTCCGCCTTGTCGGCATTGCTGCACCGGCGGATGGCGGTCTACGACAAGGACCGCGAGGGTCATTACAACCTGATCTCCGCGCTACACAAAGCGGTGCGCGGGTCTGATCCGCAGGCGGCGCTTTATTATCTGGCGCGCATGCTCGTCGCCGGCGAGGAACCGCTCTACCTGCTGCGGCGGCTGGTGCGGATGGCGGTCGAGGATATCGGCCTCGCCGACCCGCAGGCGCTGGTCCAGTGCCTCGCCGCCAAGGACGCCTATGATTTCCTAGGCTCGCCCGAAGGCGAACTGGCGATCGTTCAGGCGCTGCTCTACCTCGCCACCGCGCCCAAATCGAACGCCGCCTATATCGCGCAGAAAGCCGCCTGGCGCTCGGCCAAGGATACCGGCTCGCTGATGCCGCCCAAGAACATCCTCAACGCGCCGACCAAGCTGATGAAGCAGGTCGGCTACGGCAAGGGCTATCAATATGACCATGACGCGCCCGAAGGCTTTTCCGGCGACAATTATTGGCCCGAGGAGATGGAGCCGCAGGCCTTCTACCAGCCCGTCGACCGCGGCTTCGAAAAGCGCATCGCCGAGCGCATCGCCTGGTGGGAAGAACGCCGCGCCGAGCTTCGCAAGTAG